The following proteins come from a genomic window of Populus nigra chromosome 6, ddPopNigr1.1, whole genome shotgun sequence:
- the LOC133697939 gene encoding probable nucleoredoxin 1 codes for MANEDVSHDLSSLLSSEERDFLIRHNGDQVRVSNLVGKIVGFYFSGSWCGPCRNFTPLLVEVYEQLSSKGDFEVVFISSDGDDESFNTYFSEMPWLAIPFSDTETRQRLKELFKVKGIPRLVIFDTNGKVSCDNGVRPVKEHGVDGYPFNLDRLNFLKEQEENAKKNQTMSSILASSSRDYVISNDAKKIPVLDLEGKLVGLYFSAHAHRMCREFTPKLVELYKTLKEKRENFEIVLISLDDEEDDFKESFETMPWLALPFKDKSCEKLVRYFELRTIPNLVIIGQDGKTLNPNVAELIEEHGIEAYPFTPEKLDELAAIEKAKLESQTLESVLVNGENDFVIDKSGSKVPVSELVGKNILLYFSAQWCPPCRAFLPKLIEAYHTIKRKDNAFEVIFISSDRDQSTFDEFYSEMPWLALPFGDGRKQILSRKFKIQGIPAAIAIGPSGRTITKEARMHLTAYGADAFPFTEEHLKQLEEELEEKAKGWPEKVKHELHTEHELIRTKRSAYGCDGCGETGYRWSFYCKQCDFDLHPKCALKEDEDTGSEKGKEGGVCDGGVCRRA; via the exons ATGGCAAACGAAGACGTTTCGCACGACCTTTCATCCCTTCTTTCGTCGGAAGAGAGGGACTTTCTCATCCGCCACAATGGTGACCAG GTTAGGGTCAGCAATTTGGTGGGGAAGATTGTGGGATTCTATTTCTCTGGTTCGTGGTGCGGGCCGTGCCGTAATTTCACTCCGTTGTTGGTAGAAGTCTATGAACAGCTATCATCCAAAGGGGACTTTGAGGTGGTCTTCATTTCTTCTGACGGAGACGATGAATCCTTCAACACCTACTTCTCCGAAATGCCATGGCTTGCTATTCCCTTCTCTGATACCGAGACCCGCCAACGTCTCAAGGAATTGTTCAAAGTAAAAGGGATCCCTAGACTTGTCATTTTTGATACTAATGGTAAGGTTTCCTGCGATAATGGAGTCAGACCTGTCAAGGAACATGGCGTGGATGGGTATCCGTTCAACCTTGATAGACTGAACTTCCTAAAAGAGCAAGAAGAGAATGCTAAGAAGAATCAAACCATGAGCTCTATCTTGGCTTCCAGCTCACGTGATTATGTGATTTCAAATGATGCAAAAAAG ATCCCTGTGTTGGACCTTGAAGGAAAATTGGTTGGCTTGTATTTTTCAGCCCATGCTCATAGGATGTGCCGTGAATTCACTCCTAAACTAGTGGAATTGTATAAGACGctcaaggaaaaaagagagaacttTGAAATAGTCCTAATATCTCTAGACGACGAAGAAGACGACTTCAAAGAGAGTTTTGAGACAATGCCTTGGTTGGCATTGCCTTTTAAGGACAAGAGCTGCGAGAAGCTAGTGCGGTATTTTGAACTTAGAACCATTCCTAATCTTGTCATAATTGGCCAAGATGGGAAGACTTTGAACCCAAATGTAGCTGAACTGATCGAAGAACATGGTATTGAAGCCTACCCATTTACACCGGAAAAGCTTGACGAGCTAGCTGCAATTGAAAAGGCAAAACTGGAATCGCAGACGCTTGAGTCAGTTTTGGTTAATGGGGAAAATGATTTTGTGATTGACAAAAGTGGCTCcaag GTCCCAGTGTCTGAACTAGTTGGAAAGAACATTCTTCTTTACTTCTCAGCTCAATGGTGCCCTCCATGTCGTGCCTTTTTACCCAAGCTAATTGAAGCATACcacacaattaaaagaaaagacaatGCATTTGAGGTGATCTTCATCTCAAGTGACAGAGATCAATCCACCTTTGACGAGTTCTATTCAGAAATGCCTTGGTTAGCCCTTCCATTTGGTGATGGAAGGAAACAAATCCTGAGTcggaaattcaaaattcaaggcATTCCTGCTGCTATAGCGATTGGCCCAAGTGGGCGGACCATTACCAAGGAAGCTCGGATGCACTTGACAGCTTACGGGGCAGATGCTTTTCCATTTACCGAGGAGCATCTAAAGCAACTGGAGGAGGAGCTTGAGGAAAAGGCAAAGGGGTGGCCAGAGAAAGTGAAACACGAACTTCATACCGAGCATGAGCTGATACGTACTAAACGCAGTGCATATG